One region of Vicinamibacteria bacterium genomic DNA includes:
- a CDS encoding PfkB family carbohydrate kinase: MPRFLAVGHVTWDRREGGDVLGGSASYAALAARRLGWTAAVLTSASPLDFDPARDLPGVAAFVKPAPATTRFGNSYDEDGARQQVLFARADDLELLSLPDDWRDPEVLLLGPVAGEIKGSLVPAFAAGCVGAIAQGWLRDFDRDGRVSARDWADPARDLEGVHVLFLSEEDLPGGAARAGEFLAQVPIVACTRGWQGLTLFTRAGAQEVPAYPRPEVDPTGAGDVFAAAFLMRYHEAGDPLEAAVFATCAASCVVEGVGTSTLGDRDDVLRRLAAREHLLEEGEGEWSE; this comes from the coding sequence TTGCCCCGCTTCCTGGCCGTCGGACACGTGACCTGGGACCGGCGGGAGGGGGGCGACGTCCTGGGGGGAAGCGCCTCCTACGCGGCCCTCGCCGCCCGCCGCCTGGGCTGGACGGCGGCCGTCCTGACCTCGGCCAGCCCCCTGGACTTCGACCCCGCCCGCGACCTGCCCGGGGTCGCCGCTTTCGTTAAACCCGCGCCCGCCACCACGCGCTTCGGGAACTCCTACGACGAGGACGGCGCGCGGCAGCAGGTCCTCTTCGCCCGCGCCGACGACCTCGAGCTCCTGTCCCTTCCCGACGACTGGCGCGATCCCGAGGTGCTGCTCCTGGGCCCGGTGGCGGGGGAGATCAAGGGATCGCTCGTCCCCGCCTTCGCGGCCGGCTGCGTGGGGGCCATCGCCCAGGGCTGGCTGCGCGACTTCGATCGCGACGGCCGCGTCTCCGCCCGCGACTGGGCCGATCCCGCGCGCGACCTCGAGGGCGTCCACGTGCTCTTCCTCTCCGAGGAGGACCTCCCGGGGGGGGCGGCGCGGGCGGGGGAGTTCCTGGCTCAGGTGCCGATCGTGGCCTGCACGCGCGGCTGGCAGGGCCTCACCCTGTTCACGCGCGCGGGCGCGCAGGAAGTCCCCGCCTACCCCCGGCCGGAGGTGGACCCCACGGGGGCGGGCGACGTCTTCGCGGCTGCTTTCCTAATGCGCTACCATGAGGCAGGAGATCCCCTGGAGGCGGCCGTGTTCGCGACCTGTGCCGCTTCCTGCGTGGTCGAGGGCGTGGGCACGTCCACCCTGGGCGACCGAGACGACGTCCTTCGCCGGCTGGCCGCGCGCGAGCACCTCCTCGAAGAAGGCGAGGGAGAATGGTCGGAGTAG
- the purF gene encoding amidophosphoribosyltransferase, which yields MPPGGENPKDRARRADDDHFHDRCGLFGIFGHPEAAHLAYLGLYALQHRGQESAGIVASDGALLRIEKGMGLVNDVFTDARLSTLEGDRAMGHVRYSTAGDTVAANAQPILIECHRGTIALGHNGNLVNAAILRQELEAAGSIFQSTSDTEVILHLYARSHRERLEDAIAASLSKVMGAFSLLFLTPEALVAARDPWGFRPLVLGRLDGATIICSETCALDLIDAQYVRDVEPGELLVIDEQGVRSFHPFPPEPPSQCIFEHVYFARPDSQVFGRNVLLSRLLLGRQLAREAPAPADIVVPVPDSGMGAALGYAQESGLPFQWGLIRNHYVGRTFIEPKQSIRSFGVKVKLNPVKSVLEGKRVVLIDDSIVRGTTSRKIVGMVRGAGAREVHVRISSPPTTGPCYYGIDTPLKSELIASRHSLEEIRQYIAADSLAYLSHEGLLKAVEDPGQTRHCTACFSGRYPVAVSQPDSSQLRLFEKVRG from the coding sequence ATGCCGCCAGGAGGCGAGAACCCCAAGGACCGGGCTCGCCGCGCCGACGACGACCACTTTCACGACCGCTGCGGCCTCTTTGGCATCTTCGGCCACCCCGAGGCCGCCCACCTGGCCTATCTCGGTCTCTATGCGCTCCAGCACCGGGGGCAGGAGTCGGCGGGGATCGTGGCCAGCGACGGCGCCCTCTTGCGCATCGAGAAGGGCATGGGGCTCGTCAACGACGTCTTCACCGATGCCCGTCTGTCCACCCTGGAGGGGGACCGGGCGATGGGCCACGTGCGCTACTCGACGGCCGGGGACACGGTGGCCGCCAACGCCCAGCCCATCCTTATCGAATGCCATCGGGGGACCATCGCCCTCGGCCACAACGGGAACCTGGTGAACGCGGCCATCCTCCGGCAGGAGCTGGAGGCAGCGGGCTCGATCTTCCAGTCCACCTCCGACACGGAGGTGATCCTGCACCTCTACGCGCGCAGCCACCGCGAGCGCCTGGAGGACGCGATCGCGGCCAGCCTCTCCAAGGTGATGGGGGCGTTCTCGCTGCTCTTCCTCACCCCCGAGGCCCTGGTGGCGGCCCGCGACCCCTGGGGCTTCCGGCCCCTGGTGCTGGGGCGGCTGGACGGGGCCACCATCATTTGCTCCGAGACCTGCGCCCTCGACCTGATCGACGCCCAGTACGTGCGGGACGTCGAGCCGGGCGAGCTCCTGGTGATCGACGAGCAGGGGGTGCGCTCCTTCCACCCCTTCCCGCCCGAGCCGCCTAGCCAGTGCATCTTCGAGCACGTCTACTTCGCGCGTCCGGACAGCCAGGTCTTCGGCCGGAACGTCCTCCTCTCCCGGTTGCTCCTGGGCCGGCAGCTCGCCCGCGAGGCCCCCGCCCCCGCCGACATCGTGGTGCCTGTGCCCGACAGCGGGATGGGGGCCGCCTTGGGCTACGCCCAGGAGAGCGGCCTGCCCTTCCAGTGGGGCCTCATCCGCAACCATTATGTCGGGCGCACCTTCATCGAGCCCAAGCAGTCCATCCGCTCCTTCGGGGTGAAGGTCAAGCTGAACCCGGTGAAGAGCGTCCTGGAAGGGAAGCGGGTGGTGCTCATCGACGACTCCATCGTGCGGGGGACCACCTCCCGCAAGATCGTGGGCATGGTCCGGGGGGCGGGAGCGCGCGAGGTCCATGTGCGCATCAGCAGCCCCCCCACCACCGGACCCTGCTACTACGGGATCGACACCCCCTTGAAGAGCGAGCTGATCGCGAGCCGACACTCGCTGGAGGAGATCCGGCAGTACATCGCGGCGGACAGCCTCGCCTACCTGTCCCACGAGGGCCTGCTGAAGGCCGTGGAAGACCCGGGCCAAACCCGCCACTGCACGGCCTGCTTCTCCGGCCGCTACCCGGTGGCCGTCTCCCAGCCCGACAGCTCCCAGCTCCGGCTCTTCGAGAAGGTGCGGGGCTAG
- a CDS encoding IS1 family transposase — protein MNRLSQEKRAAVVAALVEGNSLRSTARMTGVAINTVMKLLADLGVACDRYQRETLVNLRSKRIQCDEIWSFVYAKEKNAPETMKAQGKAGDMWTWTAMDADSKLIVSWLIGGRDAGYATVFMEDVASRLATRVQLTTDGHKAYLEAVEGAFGMDVDFAQLVKLYGEAPEGQRRYSPPVCTGCKRTAISGDPDPAHISTSYIERQNLTMRMSMRRFTRLTNAFSKKAENHEAAVSLYTLYYNFGRVHSTLRVTPAMEAGVSDHVWSLAEIVALLDRPSN, from the coding sequence ATGAACAGGCTAAGCCAAGAGAAGCGGGCGGCGGTCGTGGCGGCCCTAGTCGAGGGCAACAGCCTTCGGTCCACGGCCCGCATGACGGGCGTTGCCATCAATACCGTCATGAAGCTCCTAGCCGACCTGGGCGTAGCATGCGACCGCTACCAGCGAGAGACGCTGGTCAACCTCCGCTCCAAGCGCATCCAGTGTGATGAGATTTGGTCCTTCGTCTATGCCAAGGAAAAGAACGCCCCGGAGACCATGAAGGCCCAAGGCAAAGCCGGCGACATGTGGACCTGGACCGCGATGGATGCGGACTCCAAGCTAATCGTCTCCTGGCTGATCGGCGGCCGTGACGCAGGCTACGCCACGGTATTCATGGAGGACGTAGCCTCCCGGCTGGCGACCCGCGTGCAACTCACCACAGACGGCCACAAGGCGTACCTAGAGGCCGTAGAGGGTGCCTTCGGGATGGACGTGGACTTTGCCCAACTCGTGAAGCTCTACGGCGAGGCTCCCGAGGGACAGCGCCGTTACAGCCCGCCCGTCTGCACCGGCTGCAAGCGCACGGCCATCTCGGGCGACCCCGATCCCGCCCACATCTCCACGTCCTACATCGAACGCCAGAATCTCACGATGCGGATGAGCATGCGACGGTTCACCCGGCTAACCAATGCCTTCTCCAAGAAGGCCGAGAATCACGAGGCGGCCGTGTCGCTCTACACCCTCTACTACAACTTTGGGCGCGTCCATTCCACGCTCCGGGTGACCCCGGCGATGGAGGCCGGCGTCTCCGATCATGTCTGGTCTTTGGCTGAAATCGTGGCCCTTTTGGATCGGCCCTCAAACTGA